The Streptomyces sp. DH-12 genome has a window encoding:
- a CDS encoding DegT/DnrJ/EryC1/StrS family aminotransferase, producing the protein MGTAALLRAAGVGVGDEVVVPAFGNVEVAQAVTLAGALPVFADIDPVTYCLDPAAVEAELTSRTAAVVVVHRFGRSADMGQLHALGQRRGLLVLEHAELDASSHDETARRRERAAYLDARLRGVRTPEGGAGHSYHQYVVRVPGNGRPDRDAFARAVRAKGVACRIPVRTPVHRLPDFRCSVSLPETERAADETLALPVDASLTKRDMHRIASVCNALGGLLAPAL; encoded by the coding sequence ATGGGAACTGCTGCACTGCTCAGGGCGGCCGGCGTCGGAGTCGGTGACGAGGTCGTCGTACCGGCCTTCGGCAACGTGGAGGTCGCGCAGGCCGTGACGCTCGCGGGAGCGCTGCCGGTGTTCGCCGACATAGATCCGGTGACGTACTGCCTGGACCCGGCTGCGGTCGAGGCGGAGCTGACTTCGCGGACCGCGGCGGTGGTGGTCGTCCACCGTTTCGGACGGTCCGCCGACATGGGGCAGTTGCACGCGCTCGGACAGCGGCGCGGGCTCCTGGTGCTGGAGCACGCGGAGTTGGACGCGTCGTCCCACGACGAGACGGCGCGGCGGAGGGAACGGGCCGCGTATCTCGATGCGCGGCTGCGGGGGGTGCGGACGCCGGAGGGAGGCGCCGGCCATAGCTATCACCAGTACGTCGTGCGGGTGCCCGGGAACGGCCGGCCCGACCGGGACGCCTTCGCACGTGCCGTACGGGCAAAGGGAGTTGCCTGCCGGATACCCGTGCGGACACCCGTGCACCGGCTTCCCGATTTCCGGTGTTCCGTGTCACTGCCGGAGACCGAGCGGGCCGCCGACGAGACGCTCGCTCTGCCCGTCGACGCCTCCCTGACCAAGCGGGACATGCACCGGATAGCGTCTGTGTGCAACGCGCTGGGAGGACTGCTCGCGCCTGCCCTCTGA
- a CDS encoding SpoIIE family protein phosphatase: MTTGLIPGEQPPDPRPADGLPHQRQEPAGQGAMPVENRSRSSVITARAAASFEPVGRSVASARSFVRDTLQGWGFGDIVDDAVVLTSELVTNAVVHAGTSADLLCLRSDDSVRIEVADRYPEREIPLQGSPIDMGSPDREGGRGLQLCAALAGHWGVDYTPTHKTVWFQLDLPDRPVGTRAAGPALPAHLLPLADTRVRVAVVQIDRAGSITAWNEDAEELFGYTAEQVTGKPLTDLAAWPHTPGTGTGIADALQLSRWEGSYGIRGAHGRVIPVYASHLRVRDTDGEPSTVCLLVRDHERAVLQTPLRGPATDTSGGSEGQSTDPFEVFIGSPAPDDLDGLLQRTVERARDMLDGDSAFLLLATDDETELEVRASTGLPSARQRFARVPVEGGPGRYGSARMPAVHEDLTAVPGAVPLLNGTGMRSVVTVPLKVEGRLTGSLGVAAEAPGRYSNEEALRLQFAADRIALAVESARLGELERLRRGSLSFLVEASDLLAGTLDRDQTLALMAQMTVPTLATWCAVYTIADQSSDPDLSYVLHEDEELIDGIKSLLSKIPPPDPVPTPGARVWSAPAEVAHQAALRTSMRSLGLSGGPTRHVTTGIGPTLATASAVGGETVVLPLVARNRVIGMLTLGKPTDEHFRQEILELAEDLSRRAALALDNARLYSERTAISQSLQRSLLPPELPQIDGVEVEVIYRAAGEGNEVGGDFYDLFPISDGAYGFAIGDVCGTGPNAAAVTGLARHALRLLAREGLSGPSVLERLNSAILDEGERSRFLTLLYGEMRPQEDGSAELKVVCAGHPLPLRLRQDGTVEPAAEPQPLLGVLEDLELYEETVTLDPGDVLLCVTDGVTERREGSRMLGDDGLAEVLTTCTGLTAGAVAARIMRAVERFASDAPSDDMAILAMRVPGLQQD; this comes from the coding sequence ATGACCACCGGACTGATCCCTGGGGAACAGCCCCCGGACCCACGGCCGGCGGACGGCCTGCCGCACCAGCGGCAGGAGCCGGCCGGCCAGGGAGCCATGCCCGTCGAGAACCGGTCGAGGAGTTCTGTGATCACCGCGCGCGCGGCCGCCAGCTTCGAGCCCGTCGGACGATCCGTCGCGAGCGCCCGTTCCTTCGTCCGTGACACCCTCCAGGGCTGGGGCTTCGGCGACATCGTCGACGACGCCGTGGTGCTCACCAGCGAGCTGGTCACCAACGCCGTGGTGCACGCCGGCACCTCCGCCGACCTGCTCTGCCTGCGCAGCGACGACAGCGTGCGGATCGAGGTGGCCGACCGGTATCCCGAGCGTGAGATCCCCCTCCAGGGCTCCCCGATCGACATGGGCAGCCCCGACCGCGAGGGCGGACGCGGCCTCCAGCTCTGCGCCGCCCTGGCCGGCCACTGGGGCGTCGACTACACGCCCACCCACAAGACCGTCTGGTTCCAGCTCGACCTCCCCGACCGCCCGGTCGGCACCCGCGCCGCCGGCCCTGCCCTGCCCGCCCACCTGCTGCCGCTCGCCGACACCCGGGTCCGCGTCGCCGTCGTCCAGATCGACCGCGCCGGCTCCATCACCGCCTGGAACGAGGACGCGGAGGAACTGTTCGGCTACACCGCGGAGCAGGTCACCGGCAAGCCCCTCACCGACCTCGCCGCCTGGCCGCACACCCCCGGCACCGGCACCGGCATCGCCGACGCCCTCCAGCTCTCCCGTTGGGAGGGCAGCTACGGCATCCGGGGCGCCCACGGCCGCGTCATCCCCGTGTACGCCTCCCACCTGCGCGTCCGGGACACCGACGGCGAACCGTCAACCGTCTGTCTCCTGGTGCGCGACCACGAACGGGCGGTTCTGCAGACCCCGCTCCGCGGCCCCGCCACGGACACCTCGGGCGGCTCCGAGGGCCAGAGCACCGACCCGTTCGAGGTCTTCATCGGCTCCCCCGCCCCGGACGACCTCGACGGCCTGCTGCAGCGCACGGTGGAGCGCGCCCGCGACATGCTCGACGGCGACTCCGCCTTCTTGCTGCTCGCCACCGACGACGAGACGGAACTGGAGGTCCGTGCCTCCACCGGCCTGCCCTCGGCCCGCCAGCGCTTCGCGCGCGTCCCCGTCGAGGGCGGCCCCGGCCGCTACGGCTCCGCCCGCATGCCGGCCGTCCACGAGGACCTCACGGCCGTCCCCGGCGCGGTCCCCCTCCTCAACGGCACCGGCATGCGCTCGGTCGTCACCGTGCCCCTCAAGGTCGAGGGCCGCCTCACCGGCTCCCTCGGCGTCGCCGCCGAGGCTCCCGGCCGGTACTCCAACGAGGAGGCGCTGCGCCTGCAGTTCGCCGCGGACCGCATCGCCCTGGCCGTGGAGTCCGCCCGCCTCGGTGAACTGGAACGGCTGCGCCGCGGCTCCCTCAGCTTCCTCGTCGAGGCCTCCGACCTGCTGGCCGGCACCCTCGACCGGGACCAGACCCTGGCCCTCATGGCCCAGATGACGGTTCCGACGCTCGCCACCTGGTGCGCGGTCTACACGATCGCCGACCAGTCCTCCGACCCGGACCTGTCCTACGTGCTGCACGAGGACGAGGAGCTCATCGACGGCATCAAGTCGCTGCTGTCGAAGATCCCCCCGCCGGACCCGGTACCCACCCCCGGCGCCCGCGTCTGGTCCGCGCCCGCGGAGGTCGCCCACCAGGCGGCCCTGCGCACGTCCATGCGCAGCCTCGGCCTGAGCGGCGGCCCGACCCGGCACGTCACCACCGGCATCGGCCCGACCCTCGCCACGGCCTCCGCGGTCGGCGGTGAGACGGTGGTCCTCCCGCTGGTGGCCCGCAACCGCGTCATCGGCATGCTGACGCTCGGCAAGCCCACCGACGAGCACTTCCGCCAGGAGATCCTGGAGCTCGCCGAGGACCTGTCCCGCCGGGCCGCCCTGGCCCTGGACAACGCCCGTCTCTACTCCGAGCGCACGGCCATCAGCCAGTCGCTCCAGCGCAGCCTCCTGCCTCCGGAACTGCCGCAGATCGACGGCGTCGAGGTCGAGGTCATCTACCGCGCGGCCGGCGAGGGCAACGAGGTCGGCGGCGACTTCTACGACCTCTTCCCGATCAGCGACGGCGCCTACGGCTTCGCCATCGGCGACGTCTGCGGCACGGGCCCGAACGCGGCGGCCGTCACCGGCCTCGCCCGGCACGCACTGCGCCTGCTGGCCCGGGAGGGCCTCAGCGGCCCGTCGGTCCTGGAGCGCCTGAACTCCGCGATCCTCGACGAGGGGGAGCGCAGCCGCTTCCTCACACTCCTGTACGGCGAGATGCGCCCGCAGGAGGACGGCAGCGCGGAGCTGAAGGTGGTCTGCGCCGGCCACCCCCTGCCGCTCCGCCTCCGCCAGGACGGCACGGTCGAACCGGCGGCCGAGCCGCAACCGCTCCTCGGCGTCCTGGAGGACCTGGAGCTGTACGAGGAGACGGTGACGCTCGACCCGGGCGACGTCCTGCTGTGCGTCACCGACGGCGTCACCGAGCGCCGCGAGGGCTCCAGGATGCTCGGCGACGACGGCCTGGCCGAGGTGCTGACCACGTGTACGGGCCTGACGGCCGGTGCGGTCGCGGCTCGCATCATGCGCGCGGTGGAACGCTTCGCCTCGGACGCGCCGTCCGACGACATGGCGATCCTCGCGATGCGGGTGCCGGGCCTGCAGCAGGACTGA